From Dreissena polymorpha isolate Duluth1 chromosome 15, UMN_Dpol_1.0, whole genome shotgun sequence, a single genomic window includes:
- the LOC127859800 gene encoding iduronate 2-sulfatase-like, whose protein sequence is MVLKSVAVLWMCIQAAFSAKNVLFFAADDMRPELTCYEGPDFPSPVHPPMHTPNLDALAARSLLLKRAYVEQALCSPSRTALLTGRRPDTTHVYDLVNYFRKVGGNFTTIPEFFKINGYVSAGMGKIFHPGVASGHDDPISWSLPYYHATIYWETNDNSWRAIPDEDLQAKPLVDFQIKEQALKTLRSFSKGGAYEGSPFFVAVGFHRPHLPFVFPESFMQYYPNNSIRLPDNEYAPDGMPDVAWSDYGELRNYGDQAKLHASGKINTSLPDDDVRALRRAYYSALSWTDSLIGEVLSELKTLGFDNNTIVSFWGDHGWQLGEHGEWCKHTNFELATHAPMMVHIPGLTDNGIVTEQLTEFVDLFPTLVEAAGLGTMPLCPDVSKDVQLCREGESLMPLIKNPSGPWKDAAFSQYPRDQDNTKIMGYTIRTDQYRYTEWPKFTYAPEYKPDWTKLFGMELYDHKIDPEENKNRAKDPGYESIAAELSKKLRAGWRQSLPPNQGL, encoded by the coding sequence ATGGTTCTTAAATCGGTGGCAGTCCTCTGGATGTGTATACAGGCTGCATTTTCCGCGAAAAATGTGCTCTTTTTCGCGGCAGATGACATGAGACCGGAACTGACGTGCTATGAAGGGCCGGACTTTCCGTCGCCCGTGCACCCGCCGATGCACACGCCGAACCTGGACGCGCTCGCGGCCCGGAGCCTTCTGCTGAAGAGGGCGTACGTTGAGCAGGCTCTCTGCTCCCCGAGTCGCACAGCCCTTCTCACCGGAAGGCGACCGGACACCACGCACGTGTACGACCTCGTGAACTACTTCCGGAAGGTCGGTGGGAACTTCACCACCATACCGGAGTTCTTTAAAATCAACGGATACGTGTCCGCAGGAATGGGCAAGATATTTCATCCCGGGGTGGCCAGTGGTCACGACGACCCGATATCCTGGTCTCTTCCATATTACCACGCGACAATATACTGGGAAACTAACGACAACAGCTGGAGAGCGATTCCCGATGAAGATCTCCAGGCAAAACCTCTTGTGGACTTCCAAATTAAAGAACAAGCGCTAAAAACCCTGCGGAGTTTCTCCAAGGGTGGAGCATACGAAGGTTCTCCGTTCTTCGTGGCTGTCGGATTCCACCGACCGCATTTGCCGTTCGTTTTTCCCGAATCATTCATGCAGTATTACCCAAACAACAGCATCCGTTTACCTGATAATGAGTACGCACCAGATGGCATGCCCGATGTCGCTTGGAGTGATTACGGTGAACTAAGAAACTATGGGGATCAAGCTAAACTTCACGCTTCCGGTAAGATCAATACGTCACTTCCGGATGATGACGTCAGAGCACTACGTCGGGCGTACTACAGTGCTCTTAGCTGGACAGATTCTCTGATTGGCGAGGTTCTGAGCGAACTTAAAACCCTGGGATTTGATAATAACACAATAGTCTCGTTTTGGGGGGACCACGGCTGGCAGCTAGGCGAGCATGGCGAGTGGTGTAAGCACACAAACTTTGAACTCGCAACGCATGCGCCGATGATGGTACACATACCCGGACTGACTGACAACGGCATTGTGACAGAACAATTGACTGAGTTCGTCGACTTATTTCCGACTCTTGTGGAAGCGGCTGGGCTGGGAACCATGCCACTGTGTCCGGATGTATCAAAGGACGTGCAGCTATGTCGCGAGGGTGAGAGCCTCATGCCGCTCATTAAGAACCCGTCGGGACCGTGGAAAGACGCAGCGTTCTCCCAGTATCCACGGGATCAGGACAACACCAAAATCATGGGCTACACCATACGGACTGACCAGTACCGGTACACAGAGTGGCCGAAGTTCACGTACGCTCCCGAATACAAGCCGGACTGGACCAAGCTGTTCGGGATGGAGTTGTACGACCATAAGATTGACCCGGAGGAGAACAAGAACAGGGCGAAAGATCCTGGGTACGAATCGATTGCGGCCGAACTAAGTAAGAAGCTGCGAGCCGGATGGAGACAATCGCTACCGCCAAACCAAGGCCTTTAG